GCCAGGATGCCCCGGGGGTCGTCAGATCCCCGGGGCGTCCTGCGGTCCGCGGCCCGAGAGGACTTCGCCGTACGCCTGCATCAGGTCGGGCAGCCGCAGGGTCGACAGGTCGTCGCGGCCCGGCTCGCCGGGGTAGCCGGAGAGCCGCAGGTCGCGGTAGGCGCAGCTCTTCTCGTACAGCGTACGCAGGAAGCGGCCGTTGCCGAGCTCGTCGATCCAGGACTGGTCGACGACGTGCCCGGCGATGGAGCGCAGCTCTTCGAGCGCCTCCTCGTCCCACACGTCGCCGTTGTCGGCCGCGAGGACCTCGCCGATGGCGGTGAGTTCGAGCGGACGGTACGAGGGGAAGTCGACGCGCGTCGTGAAGCGGGAGGACAGACCGGGGTTGGCGGCGAGGAGCCGGTCCATGCCCTCGGGGTATCCGGCGAGGATCACGACGAGGTGGTCGCGGTTGTCCTCGGCGCGCTTGAGGAGGACTTGCAGGGCCTCGTCGCCGTACGCGTCGCCCTTGCCGTAGCCGGAGTTGGAGAGCGAGTACGCCTCGTCGACGAAGAGGACCCCGCCGATCGCCGAGTCGATCAGTTCGTTGGCCTTCACGGCGGTCTGGCCCAGGTACTCGCCGACGAGGTCGGCGCGCTGCGCCTCCACGAGGTGGTCGCCGCCGAGCAGCCCGAGCGCGTAGAAGACCCGGCCGAGGATGCGGGCCACGGTGGTCTTGCCGGTGCCCGAGGGGCCGGAGAAGACGAAGTGTCGTTTCGGCGGCTGCACCGGAAGCCCTTGCGCCGCCCGCAGACGGGCCATGTTCAGCTGCGCCGACAGCGCCTTGACCTGCCGTTTCACCGGCTCCATGCCCACCATGCCCTCCAGTTCGGAGAGCGCGGCCTCCAGGAGCGCGGGGTCGGTGGGGCCCGGGGGCAGCTGCGGCGGGCCCGCCTTGATGGGGATGATCGCCTTCTCGCGGACGGCCTCGGGGTCGGCAGGCACCGAGGACCCGGAGGCTCCCGGGGAGCCCGCGGGGCCGGTGGTGCCCGGGGGCGCGCCGGGACCGTTGGGGGCCGAGGGGCCGGCGTTCGAGGGGAGGTCGGGTCCGGTGACCTTCACGTCACGTCCCTCGGGGCCGAACAGCACGTCGATGCCGTCGGGACCCTCCAGCACGTCCTGGCCCGCCCCGGTGAGGCTGATCGCGGCGGCGAGGTCGGCCGCCTCGTCGTACCCGTCGCCCTCGGAGATCGCGGCGAGCCGCGCGGAGGTGTCCATGAAGGAGGCGTCGACCCGGTGCACCGCGCGGTACAGCGGCAGGGCCGCGGCCGAGCGGCCCGTGCCCTCGTGCGCGCGGGCCAGCCAGTAGCGCAGCTCCTTGCGCTGCGGCTGTTCGCTGCGGCAGCGCATGAGCGCGGCGGAGAGCAGGGGCTCCGCCTGGCCGTACGTCTCCAGGCGGACCCGCGCCATGCCGCCGAAGAGTCCGGCCTCGATGCCCAGCATCGGGTCGTCGATCAGCGGGTCCGTGTGCCGCACCAGCTGCTCCCAGTCCTTGACCAGGTAGGAGCGGCAGGCGTGCAGGAAGCGCACCTGCGGGTCCGCGTCGACCGGCGGAAGGCCCGCCAGCGCCCGGTCGAGCTCGGGGACATGGCGGCCGTCGAGCCAGTGCGAGGCGTGCGCGAGCAGCAGGTCGCGCGTGCTCTCCAGGACGGGCTGCACCCACCAGCCAAGCCAGTACCAGGAGTTGAGGGCGCGGCCGTGCCGGGTGCGCTGTTCGCCGAACCGGTCCCGGTGCTGGAACATCCGCAGCAGCGCCGTCGTCGTGTCGATGCGCAGCGCGTGCAGCCCGAGCCAGCCGTCGGCCATCCCGGGGTCCATCCGTACCGCCGTCCGGAATTCGTCCTCCGCCTGCGGATATGCGCCCATCGTGTAGGCGTCGACGCCCCTCAGCCAGGCGAGGTCGGCCGGGGCGGGTGAGCCCACCGCGTCGAAGTCCATCAGGTCCCCCACAAACCGTGCCCCCGTTTGCGTACCGCCGGACCGGTGCCCGCCGGCGACTGCGCTGAACCATCGTGCTGCGGACGGCAGTTGTTCCGATGCGCAGAGCACTCGTCCGAAAAGGCGCACCGAGATGCATCGTACCTGCGGGGGAGCGGTCGGCCGTAGGGTGCCGCACCGGACGATCGGCCGGAAAGCGACGGTGAGGGATCCACCCGTTGGTGACCGACGGTGAGCGGACGGGGGCGCGCAGCGGCCGGAATTGGGGCCAGGAAGGCAGAACGAAGCCCCCGATCACGGGGGAACAACCGGGGGCTTCGCGTCTGCGGGCGGTATCGCAAGACCGCACATTCAGAACGTAAGTCCTGTACGGGCCCTGGGTCAAGCAGAGTTGAGGCACTCGACAAAACTCGTCGGGCCCAGTGGAAGCGAGTTTCCGGAGGTTCAGCGGACCGCCGATGATCGCTCACTCAGCGTGATGATTCAGGCCTCTGTAAGTGTCACATCGGGCCCCGGAAGTACCTCGTACCCCTCCGGACACTGGCGCACCAAAAGGTGCGCGAAGGGCCGGGAGGGGTCCCCGGTGAAGTGCTGGAGTTCCTCCGGTTCCCAGCCGTCCCAGAAATCACGCTGGACCGCTCCGTCCCTTCGGCGTCCCCGCTGCCACGCCTCCTCGTGCGGCACGTCCATCCACAGCACGGCGGCGAGGTGCGGGCGCAGCGCGAGGCGGCCGGCGCCGACGCCCTCGACGATCACCACGGGGGCGGGCGGCAGCGGCCGGTCGGTGGGGCCGAAGCGGCGCGCGTGCCAGTCGTACGCCGCGTAGTGCGCGCTCTCGCCGCGGGAGAGGGGTTCGAGGACCTGCTCCCGCAGCCGCTGCGTCCAGTCGAAGAGCCGGTCGTGGCTCGCGATGTCGTCGAGGCGCAGGACGGGCGCGCCGCCGAGCGCCTCGGCCAGGCGGGCGGCGAACGTCGACTTGCCGGAGCCCGCGTGCCCGTCGACGGCGACGAGCCGGACGGGGCCGCAGGAGGGCGGCAGGCGGCGCAGGGTGTCGGCGAGGCGGGGGAGCGGGGTGTGCGGGTGTGCGGTCATCACGGCAAGGGTACGGCTCACGGAACGATGTGTTCCGCGCGCCGTCGCAGGTCATGCCATTGGTTGAGGCCAATATTGATGCGTACGGCAGTGCCCGAAGCGCTGGCAGAAGTCGGCGGGGACCGGCCATAGTTGGCCCACTTCCGTGCACCTGACCCGACTTTCCGGATCCCGCCGGAAACCATGTCGACTGGGGGTCCCCTCCATGGACCGAGCTGACCGAACCGACCGCACCGGACAGACCGACCGCACCGGCCGCACCGACCGACCGCAGCGATCAGACCGAGCTGATGACATGTCCCGCAGAACCGTGCTCGCCACCGCGGCCGCGGCAGCCGCCCTCGCGGCCACCGCCGCCGCGCCCGCCCTGGCCGCCACCGGCTCCGCGGCCCGCGGGCCCAAGGCGGACCGTCTCGTGGACAACCGCTTCTGGACCTCGCACAAGGACTGGAGCTCCGGCACCCACCAGGGCACGTCCGTCGTCGCGGGAGCCCGCCCCGGCCTGCGGATCGCGAAGCCCGCGGGCCGCACCGACTACGCGGACCCGCACACCGGCAAGACCGCCACCTGGGAGTACGCCCGCTGGACCACGCCGACGCACCGCTCCACCGTCCCCGCCACGGAGCTGATCGCGTCCTGGAACGCACGCACCCCGACCGGCACCTGGCTCCAGGTCGAGCTGCGCGGCACGTACTCGGACGACACGAAGACGCCGTGGTACGTGATGGGCCGCTGGACCTCGGGGGACGACAAGGAGGCCGACATCAGGCGGACCTCGGTCGACGACCAGACCGACGACAAGTCCACGGTCTGGACCGACACGCTCTCCCTCGACGACACGACCACGGGCCTGCGCGTCGTCTCGTACCAGCTGCGCCTGACCCTCTACCGCAAGCCCGGCTCCGCCCATACCCCCACGGTGTGGCGGATCGGCGCGATGGCCTCCGCGGTCCCCGACCGCTTCACGGTCCCGGCGTCGAAGCCGGGCCTGGCCAAGGAGCTGGCCGTCCCGCGGTACTCGCAGGAGATCCACGCGGGCCAGTACCCGGAGTACGACAACGGGGGCGAGGCCTGGTGCAGCCCCACGTCGTCACAGATGATCATCGAGTTCTGGGGACGCGAGCCGACGGCGGACGACCTGTCCTGGGTCGACCCCTCCTACGAGGACCCGCAGGTGTGCCACGCGGCCCGGTACACGTTCGACTACCAGTACAACGGCTG
The window above is part of the Streptomyces venezuelae genome. Proteins encoded here:
- a CDS encoding AAA family ATPase — protein: MDFDAVGSPAPADLAWLRGVDAYTMGAYPQAEDEFRTAVRMDPGMADGWLGLHALRIDTTTALLRMFQHRDRFGEQRTRHGRALNSWYWLGWWVQPVLESTRDLLLAHASHWLDGRHVPELDRALAGLPPVDADPQVRFLHACRSYLVKDWEQLVRHTDPLIDDPMLGIEAGLFGGMARVRLETYGQAEPLLSAALMRCRSEQPQRKELRYWLARAHEGTGRSAAALPLYRAVHRVDASFMDTSARLAAISEGDGYDEAADLAAAISLTGAGQDVLEGPDGIDVLFGPEGRDVKVTGPDLPSNAGPSAPNGPGAPPGTTGPAGSPGASGSSVPADPEAVREKAIIPIKAGPPQLPPGPTDPALLEAALSELEGMVGMEPVKRQVKALSAQLNMARLRAAQGLPVQPPKRHFVFSGPSGTGKTTVARILGRVFYALGLLGGDHLVEAQRADLVGEYLGQTAVKANELIDSAIGGVLFVDEAYSLSNSGYGKGDAYGDEALQVLLKRAEDNRDHLVVILAGYPEGMDRLLAANPGLSSRFTTRVDFPSYRPLELTAIGEVLAADNGDVWDEEALEELRSIAGHVVDQSWIDELGNGRFLRTLYEKSCAYRDLRLSGYPGEPGRDDLSTLRLPDLMQAYGEVLSGRGPQDAPGI
- a CDS encoding uridine kinase produces the protein MTAHPHTPLPRLADTLRRLPPSCGPVRLVAVDGHAGSGKSTFAARLAEALGGAPVLRLDDIASHDRLFDWTQRLREQVLEPLSRGESAHYAAYDWHARRFGPTDRPLPPAPVVIVEGVGAGRLALRPHLAAVLWMDVPHEEAWQRGRRRDGAVQRDFWDGWEPEELQHFTGDPSRPFAHLLVRQCPEGYEVLPGPDVTLTEA
- a CDS encoding peptidase C39 family protein; translation: MSRRTVLATAAAAAALAATAAAPALAATGSAARGPKADRLVDNRFWTSHKDWSSGTHQGTSVVAGARPGLRIAKPAGRTDYADPHTGKTATWEYARWTTPTHRSTVPATELIASWNARTPTGTWLQVELRGTYSDDTKTPWYVMGRWTSGDDKEADIRRTSVDDQTDDKSTVWTDTLSLDDTTTGLRVVSYQLRLTLYRKPGSAHTPTVWRIGAMASAVPDRFTVPASKPGLAKELAVPRYSQEIHAGQYPEYDNGGEAWCSPTSSQMIIEFWGREPTADDLSWVDPSYEDPQVCHAARYTFDYQYNGCGNWPFNAAYASTYKDLQGVVTRLASLTELEALIAAGLPAITSQSFLKEELTGAGYGTAGHLMTVIGFTADGDVIANDPASSSNEAVRRVYKRREWENIWLRTKRYNASGKVVSGTGGVCYLYFPTKLSERQRAALAAVGIR